Within Sorangiineae bacterium MSr11367, the genomic segment CCTTGACCGACCACCTTCAGTTGAAGAATACGCCATGATTGTTTCGCGTGCGCCGGTTCGTTTTTCCCTTGGCGGCGGGGGATCCGATCTTCCCAGCTACGCGTCGCAGCACGGTGGCTTCCTCGTGGCCGCGGCCATCGACAAGCACATCTTCGTCGCCATCAATAGCCGCTTTTACGACACCATCCGTCTCGCGTATTCGCACACTGAAATCGTCGACCGCGTCGATCAGATCCAGCATCGCTTGTTCCGCGAGGCCCTTCGCTTCACCGGCATTTCGCGCGGGGTGGAGCTCGTGAGCATCGCCGACTTGCCCGCCAACTCCGGCCTCGGCTCCTCCAGCTCCTTCACCGTGGCCCTGCTCAACGCGCTCCACGCGTACAAAGGCGAATTCGTCTCCAGCGAACAATTGGCCCGCGAGGCGTGCCACATCGAGATGGATATCCTCAAGGAGCCCATCGGGAAGCAGGATCAGTACATCTCCGCGTACGGCGGGGTGACCGCCTTCACCTTCGAGAAGGACGGCGCCGTGCACGTGGAGCGGCTGCCGGTGAAGCTCGAGGTGCTCGACGAGCTCGAACGCAACCTGCTCGTCTTTTACTCGGGTGTGGAGCGCGCGGCGTCCGACGTGCTCGTGCAGCAGCGCGAGGTCATCAAGAAGAACGAGGACAGCGCCGTCCAACGCATGCACCGCATCAAGGAGCTCGGCTACGAGACCAAGCGCCTGCTGCTCGAGGGCGACGTGGATCGCTACGGCGACCTGCTCCACGAGCATTGGACGAACAAGCGCAAACTCGCCGCCAAAATGACCGATCCGACGATCGACGAACATTACGAGGCCGCGCGCAAAGCCGGTGCTCTGGGCGGAAAGCTCATTGGCGCGGGCGGCGGTGGCTTCTTCATGTTTTACGCGCGGCCGGGCGATCGCCGGGCCGTCTCCGACGCGCTGGTTCGCCGCGGCCTCAAACCGCTCCGCTTTCGTTTCGATTTCGACGGCGCGCGCATCGTTGCGAACTTCCACCGCTCGTGACATAGGAAGCTCCCGATTGCCCATGAAGACATTCACCGAATCGTTTCTCGACGAGAGCATCGAGCTCATTCGCAAGTTGGACACCGCGAGCATCGAGGCTCTGGCCGAAGGCCTGGCCGGCGTACGCGCCGCCGGTGGCCGCCTCTTCATCCTGGGCGTGGGCGGCTCCGCGGGCCACGCAGGCCACGCGGTGAACGACTTTCGCAAGATCTGCGGCCTCGAGTCGTACGCCCCCACCGACAACGTGTCGGAACTCACCGCGCGCGTGAACGACGAGGGCTGGGACACCAGCTTCTCCGAGTGGCTCAAAGTCTCCCGCTTGAACGAGCGTGACGGCGTGCTGGTCTTCTCCGTGGGCGGCGGAAACCGCGTGAAGAACGTCTCCGTGAACTTGGTGCGCTCCCTCGAGCTCGCGCGCGAACGCGGGTCGAAGATCTTCGGCATCGTCGGCCGAGACGGCGGGTACACGAAGGAAGTCGCCGACGTCTGCGTGCTCATCCCCACCGTCGCGAGCGAGCGCATCACCCCGCATACGGAGGGTTTTTGCGCCGTCGTCTGGCACTTGCTGGTGAGCCATCCCAAGCTTCAAGCGCAGACCACGAAATGGGAGTCGGTAAAGTAAACCTCCGTCGCGGCGTCATCCTCGACCGCGATGGCACCTTGATCGACGTCGTCCGCGACGAAGAAACCGGCGCCATCACCACCGCCTTCCACCCGAGCCACCTGCGTCTGCTCGCCGGCGTGGAAGAGGGATTGCGCCTTCTGCACGACGCGGGCTACGTCCTCGCCATCGCCACGAACCAGCCTGGCCCCGCCAAGGGCCACTTCGGGCGCGCCGCCGTGGAGCGAACGAACGATGCGCTGGTGACGATGCTCGCCGATCGGGGCATCCCGATCGCCAAGGTTGCAACCTGCATGCATCACCCCGACGGGGGCGCGGGGGGCGATGCCTCGCTGGTCGGCCCATGCCCGTGCCGTAAGCCGAAACCGGGGCTTCTGCTCGATTTGATGCAGGAGCTCGCCCTGGATCCGGCGCAGTCCTGGATGCTCGGCGACACCTCCTCCGACGTGGAGGCCGGCCACGCCGCAGGACTCCGCGCAGGGCTCATTTTCGCGCCGAATCGCTGCGAGCTTTGCCCCTTGCGGCCGCCGCACGGCATGACCGCGTCCACGCGGCGCCCCCCCGATTTAGCGGGGGCGACCGTACGCGACCTGGCGTTGAAGATTGCAAATACGCCGTAATCGAGCCGTCCGGGCGGATTGCCTTTCGGCGACGAAAATGTGATCGAAGCAAGGAGGCCCGGGCATCCATCGCGCGGCGCCGCATCCGGTCCACCCCTAGCTCGTGCTAGAGTGCGCCTTCTTTCCCTTTGGAGCAAAGTGCATGGCCATTTTCATCGACAGCTCGGACCCCAAGGAAATCCAGGAACTCTATGGCTGGGGTGTGCTGTCAGGCGTCACCACCAATCCGCTCATCATCGCGCGTGAAGCGCCCGATGCCGATCTCGGCGAGCGCATTCGCGAAGTTCTCAAGGTGAGCTGGGGCGACGTCTCCGTCGAGCTCACGACCGAGACCGAGCGCGAGCAGCTCGAAGAGGCCCTCGTCTACCACGCGTGGGATCGCGAGCGAATCTGTATCAAGGTGCCCATGAGCGAGCACGGCCTGCGGGTCGTTCATGCGCTCACCAAGAAGGGCATCAAGACCAACGTGACGTGCATGATGGCCATGAACCAGGCGTACCTCGCCGCGCTGGCGGGGGCCACGTACGTGAGCATCTTCTCCGGCCGCGTGAAAGACCTGGGCTACGACGTTCGCCCGGTCATTTCCTCGACGCGCACCATCTTGGAGCGCGAGGGCCTGCCGGCCAAGATCATCGTGGGCTCCATGCGCTCCATGTTCGACATCAACGAGGCGCTGGAGGCGGGTGCGCACATCCCGACGATCACTCCGCCGCTTCTGCGCAAGATGGTCCACCATCCCCGCACCGAATCCACCATCGAGGAGTTCAACAATGCGTGGCGCAACCGCGGAAGCAAGAAGTAGGCGACGCCACCCGTGGTATAGCGGCACGAACATGGCCAGTGACAACAAAGTCCCCAAGTACGTCGTCGAAGAGGTCAACTACGCCCTGACGGACGCCATCGGCCGCCCGCGGACGGTGCTCGACGTGGGGTGCGGCATTGGCACCAACGGCAAGGTCGCACGCGATCATGGGGCCCACGTCGTGGGCATCGAGATCGTGCCCGAGTCGGCCGCCCGCGCGCGGGAAGTGCTCGACGAGGTCTATTCGGTCAACATCGAGACCGACGAGGTGCTCGACGCGCTGAAGGGCCGCAAGTTCGATTTGATTCTCTTCGCGGACGTGCTCGAGCACACCGTGAATCCGCTCGCCGTGCTGGCGCGCCTGTCCAACCTGCTCGAGGACGGCGGGCACGTCATCGTGTCGCTTCCCAACGTGGCCGCGTGGACAGTGCGCCTCGGTTTGCTCGCGGGCAACTTCACCTACGAGCCGAGCGGCATCCTCGACGACAGCCATCTGCGCTTCTTCACGCGCGAAACGGCCATGCGCCTCGTCGAAGAATCCGGCCTCGAGATCATGCGGGTGGATCTCAACCCGATGCTCGTGCGCGCGGCCAAGCCGCTCATTCGCAAGCAGCTGCTCGAGAAGCAATCCAACGGCGAGGTCGACCCGCTCGCGCTGAGCAAGTCGTCCCTTTACCAGGCGTACATGCAGTTCGTGCGTCCGGTCGAAGGGCTGGTCGCCAAGAGCGCGCCGGGCCTTCTCGCCTTCCAGTGTGTCATCGTGGCACGCAAGCCACCGCGCACGAAGAAGCTCTCGCTCACCGTCGGCATGCTCACGCTCAACGAAGAGGAGAGCGTCGAGAAGATGATCGACGAGATCCGCGACGTGGCCCCCGACGCGGAGATCTTGCTCGTGGACGGTTCGAGCGACCGCACGCCCGAGCTGGCCGCGGCCAAGGGCGCACGCGTCATCCGGCAGCTTCCACCGCGGGGCCATGGCCCCGCCATGGAGCTGCTGATGTACGAGGCGGCGAAGCAGAGCGACGCGCTCATCTACCTCGACTGCGACTTCACCTACCCCACGCAGATGATCCCGCGCATTCGCGGCCTGCTCGAGCAGGGCGCGGACGTGGTGAATGCGAGCCGCACGTACCACTACCCCAAGGCGATGCCGGTGCCGAACTTCCTCGCAAACCGCTTCTTCGCCGCCACGGCGTACGCGGTCCACGGCGTCCCCACGACGGACGTGCACAGCGGCATGCGCGGCTATCGCTCGTCGGTGATCCGCGCGTTCGATTTCGACGGCTCGGGCGATGCCCTCCCGCTGGACACGCTCATTCTGCCGGCCAAATCGAACTACAACATCGTCGAAGTGCCCATCGACTACAACGAGCGCGTGGGCGTCTCCAAGCTGGCCAAGCTTCGCGGCACGGCGTGGACCTTCATCCGCATCGCCACCGCCGTGGGCAAGGGCGAGCGCGTGCAGAGCGGACGCCGCTACCGCCACGTCGCGGGCTGAAAAGCCCTCACGTGGCGGGGCGCACCCGCATCAGGAACTGGTACTCGCTGCGCGTGACGATGCGCCACGGCAGCGAGTGCACCTCGAACGGCCACACCAGGTCGTCGATGCGCCCCTGCGCTTTGGCGATGAGCGTGACCCACTCCGTCGGGGACAGGTATTTGCCGCGCACGAGCACCCCCGCGGCGTAGTTGCCCACGATGTCCATCGCCAGCAAGGTGGCGTTGCTCACCGGGCCGAAGCGAAAGTGGTCCTTGATGATCAACGCGCCCCCCGGACGGAGAACGCGCATGGCCTCGCCCACGACGGCCTCGGGCGACTCGGCGTGGTGGAGCACGT encodes:
- a CDS encoding transaldolase, which codes for MAIFIDSSDPKEIQELYGWGVLSGVTTNPLIIAREAPDADLGERIREVLKVSWGDVSVELTTETEREQLEEALVYHAWDRERICIKVPMSEHGLRVVHALTKKGIKTNVTCMMAMNQAYLAALAGATYVSIFSGRVKDLGYDVRPVISSTRTILEREGLPAKIIVGSMRSMFDINEALEAGAHIPTITPPLLRKMVHHPRTESTIEEFNNAWRNRGSKK
- a CDS encoding methyltransferase domain-containing protein, with product MASDNKVPKYVVEEVNYALTDAIGRPRTVLDVGCGIGTNGKVARDHGAHVVGIEIVPESAARAREVLDEVYSVNIETDEVLDALKGRKFDLILFADVLEHTVNPLAVLARLSNLLEDGGHVIVSLPNVAAWTVRLGLLAGNFTYEPSGILDDSHLRFFTRETAMRLVEESGLEIMRVDLNPMLVRAAKPLIRKQLLEKQSNGEVDPLALSKSSLYQAYMQFVRPVEGLVAKSAPGLLAFQCVIVARKPPRTKKLSLTVGMLTLNEEESVEKMIDEIRDVAPDAEILLVDGSSDRTPELAAAKGARVIRQLPPRGHGPAMELLMYEAAKQSDALIYLDCDFTYPTQMIPRIRGLLEQGADVVNASRTYHYPKAMPVPNFLANRFFAATAYAVHGVPTTDVHSGMRGYRSSVIRAFDFDGSGDALPLDTLILPAKSNYNIVEVPIDYNERVGVSKLAKLRGTAWTFIRIATAVGKGERVQSGRRYRHVAG
- a CDS encoding methyltransferase domain-containing protein, which produces MRLSNLPIFRWHTAQIHVPRVERLSRAITELSPRGARAMLDVGCGDGTLARDVAQRLGVEELVGVDVKVRDEVAIDVKPYDGRVLPFDDASFDLVTIADVLHHAESPEAVVGEAMRVLRPGGALIIKDHFRFGPVSNATLLAMDIVGNYAAGVLVRGKYLSPTEWVTLIAKAQGRIDDLVWPFEVHSLPWRIVTRSEYQFLMRVRPAT
- a CDS encoding SIS domain-containing protein gives rise to the protein MKTFTESFLDESIELIRKLDTASIEALAEGLAGVRAAGGRLFILGVGGSAGHAGHAVNDFRKICGLESYAPTDNVSELTARVNDEGWDTSFSEWLKVSRLNERDGVLVFSVGGGNRVKNVSVNLVRSLELARERGSKIFGIVGRDGGYTKEVADVCVLIPTVASERITPHTEGFCAVVWHLLVSHPKLQAQTTKWESVK
- a CDS encoding HAD-IIIA family hydrolase encodes the protein MGVGKVNLRRGVILDRDGTLIDVVRDEETGAITTAFHPSHLRLLAGVEEGLRLLHDAGYVLAIATNQPGPAKGHFGRAAVERTNDALVTMLADRGIPIAKVATCMHHPDGGAGGDASLVGPCPCRKPKPGLLLDLMQELALDPAQSWMLGDTSSDVEAGHAAGLRAGLIFAPNRCELCPLRPPHGMTASTRRPPDLAGATVRDLALKIANTP
- a CDS encoding sugar kinase, coding for MIVSRAPVRFSLGGGGSDLPSYASQHGGFLVAAAIDKHIFVAINSRFYDTIRLAYSHTEIVDRVDQIQHRLFREALRFTGISRGVELVSIADLPANSGLGSSSSFTVALLNALHAYKGEFVSSEQLAREACHIEMDILKEPIGKQDQYISAYGGVTAFTFEKDGAVHVERLPVKLEVLDELERNLLVFYSGVERAASDVLVQQREVIKKNEDSAVQRMHRIKELGYETKRLLLEGDVDRYGDLLHEHWTNKRKLAAKMTDPTIDEHYEAARKAGALGGKLIGAGGGGFFMFYARPGDRRAVSDALVRRGLKPLRFRFDFDGARIVANFHRS